From the bacterium genome, one window contains:
- the rimI gene encoding ribosomal protein S18-alanine N-acetyltransferase: MNDTPSPLQGPSPSPLRLVKMARRHLSQILEIEQLCFSETWHEVDFLRLIDLPDALCLVALQGGRVIGYSCLWVVIESSELGNLAVHPEFQGQGVGARLLERNLAVCRRRGVIAMFLEVRASNERAITLYEHHGFTRIGLRKRYYSKPTEDAVIMRRDL; the protein is encoded by the coding sequence ATGAACGACACGCCCTCACCGCTCCAAGGCCCCTCGCCGTCACCGTTGCGCCTGGTCAAGATGGCCCGGCGCCACCTGAGCCAGATCCTGGAGATCGAGCAGCTTTGTTTCAGCGAGACCTGGCACGAGGTGGATTTCCTGCGCCTGATCGACCTGCCGGACGCCCTCTGCCTGGTGGCCCTGCAGGGCGGACGGGTGATCGGCTACAGTTGCCTCTGGGTGGTGATCGAGTCCTCCGAGCTGGGCAACCTGGCCGTGCATCCGGAGTTCCAGGGACAGGGCGTGGGGGCGCGCCTTCTTGAGCGTAACCTGGCAGTCTGCCGCAGGCGCGGCGTGATCGCGATGTTCCTGGAGGTGCGCGCCTCCAACGAGCGCGCGATCACCCTGTACGAGCACCACGGCTTCACGCGGATCGGCCTGCGCAAGCGCTACTACTCCAAGCCCACCGAGGACGCCGTGATCATGCGGCGTGACCTCTGA
- the tsaB gene encoding tRNA (adenosine(37)-N6)-threonylcarbamoyltransferase complex dimerization subunit type 1 TsaB, which translates to MSESPLLLCLDTSTPVGSLALAGPQGLVATRTSSSPASHTERLFSLIQNLLEGAGLTLPQVEGLALAAGPGSFTGLRIAAATAKTLAWSLGKPLYAVGTLECLAWGAHMEGLPTLALLDAGQGEFYAAVYLWADSPAEGRDLLAPCALSGEALAAALEDLDLPGGRLICAGAGAEAAWEGLLCVKGLSLSRPAARLNLPEAAFLGELVLAAPQRRRVQDIFTFEPTYLRSGQVQLRLGK; encoded by the coding sequence ATGAGTGAATCCCCGTTGCTGCTCTGTCTCGACACCTCCACGCCGGTGGGCTCGCTGGCCCTGGCGGGCCCGCAGGGGCTTGTCGCCACCCGGACCAGCTCCAGCCCGGCCTCCCACACCGAACGGCTGTTCTCCCTGATCCAGAACCTGCTGGAGGGGGCGGGCCTGACTCTGCCGCAGGTGGAGGGCCTGGCCCTGGCCGCGGGGCCCGGCTCGTTCACGGGCCTCAGGATCGCGGCGGCCACGGCCAAGACCCTGGCCTGGTCGCTGGGCAAGCCCCTGTACGCCGTGGGGACCTTGGAGTGCCTGGCCTGGGGCGCGCACATGGAGGGCCTGCCGACTCTGGCGCTGCTGGATGCGGGCCAGGGCGAGTTCTACGCCGCGGTCTACCTCTGGGCGGACAGTCCGGCCGAGGGCCGGGATCTGCTCGCCCCCTGCGCCCTGAGCGGCGAGGCGCTGGCCGCGGCCCTGGAGGATCTGGATCTGCCCGGCGGGCGCCTGATCTGCGCCGGGGCCGGAGCGGAGGCGGCCTGGGAGGGCCTCCTGTGTGTCAAGGGCCTCAGCCTTTCCCGTCCCGCCGCCCGCCTGAACCTGCCCGAGGCCGCGTTCCTGGGCGAGCTGGTCCTGGCTGCGCCGCAGCGGCGACGGGTGCAGGACATTTTCACTTTCGAACCGACTTATCTGCGCAGCGGACAGGTTCAGCTCCGGCTCGGAAAATGA
- a CDS encoding cytidine/deoxycytidylate deaminase family protein, translating into MSERPSWDDYFMKMAMLVSERSTCLRRHVGAVLVRDRRVLSTGYNGAARGLRDCRELGCLRDEQQIESGTRHEVCRAIHAEQNAIIQAGLHGVSIGDSTMYCTHSPCFICAKMIINAGIRRVVSSTQYSDRNFPGLFEEAGVDFEVLPLPDPQINFKP; encoded by the coding sequence ATGAGCGAGCGCCCGAGCTGGGATGACTATTTCATGAAGATGGCGATGCTGGTGAGCGAGCGCTCCACCTGCCTGCGCCGTCACGTGGGCGCGGTCCTGGTCCGCGACCGCCGCGTGCTGTCCACCGGCTACAACGGGGCCGCGCGCGGCCTGCGTGACTGCCGCGAGCTGGGCTGCCTGCGCGATGAGCAGCAGATCGAGTCCGGCACCCGTCACGAGGTCTGCCGGGCGATCCACGCCGAGCAGAACGCGATCATCCAGGCCGGGCTGCACGGGGTCTCGATCGGGGACTCGACCATGTATTGCACGCATTCGCCCTGTTTTATCTGCGCCAAGATGATAATCAATGCCGGTATACGGCGGGTAGTCTCCTCCACCCAGTATTCGGACCGGAATTTCCCCGGGCTGTTCGAGGAGGCCGGGGTGGATTTTGAGGTGTTGCCTCTGCCTGACCCGCAGATAAATTTCAAGCCCTGA
- a CDS encoding AAA family ATPase: MLIGLTSRNAAGKDELARYLVESKGFVYFSLSDLLRAELARRGLELTRENLTMVGNELRLERGPGVLGELALRALAAVPDAVVVSLRNPSEIEALRKRPDFLLVGVDAPVEVRWQRVKSRARPDDARTYEQFLRQEQAELSGDPHQQQLEACFRMADRVVLNDGSLEELHRKIEELLG, encoded by the coding sequence GTGCTGATCGGTCTGACCTCGCGCAACGCGGCGGGCAAGGATGAACTGGCCCGCTACCTGGTCGAGAGCAAGGGATTTGTCTATTTCAGCCTCTCCGACCTGCTGCGCGCCGAGCTGGCCAGGCGCGGCCTGGAGTTGACCCGTGAGAACCTGACCATGGTGGGCAACGAGCTGCGGCTCGAGCGCGGGCCGGGCGTGCTGGGTGAGCTGGCCCTGCGGGCGCTTGCGGCTGTGCCGGACGCGGTGGTGGTCTCGCTGCGCAACCCCTCCGAGATCGAGGCCCTGCGCAAGCGGCCCGATTTCCTGCTCGTGGGGGTGGACGCCCCGGTGGAGGTCCGCTGGCAGCGCGTGAAGAGCCGGGCGCGGCCGGATGACGCCAGGACCTACGAGCAGTTCCTGCGCCAGGAGCAGGCCGAACTGAGCGGCGACCCGCACCAGCAGCAGTTGGAGGCCTGTTTCAGGATGGCCGACCGGGTGGTGCTGAACGACGGCAGCCTGGAAGAGCTGCACCGCAAGATCGAGGAGCTGCTGGGATGA
- the tsaE gene encoding tRNA (adenosine(37)-N6)-threonylcarbamoyltransferase complex ATPase subunit type 1 TsaE has product MSESPARFERAFILENLAETVRLGTVLAAAMDSPGALALFGGLGSGKTTLIQAVGKALGVGEPITSPTYTLINRYEDGCRPLVHVDCYRLDSAEDLEGIGLPEVLSGSEIVCMEWSERARGILPRRRLELELGWLDPTRRSVRLRCFGELWPGLERGLDAWLDGKDKQ; this is encoded by the coding sequence ATGAGCGAGAGCCCTGCGCGCTTCGAGCGCGCTTTTATTCTGGAAAACCTGGCCGAGACTGTCCGGCTCGGGACAGTCCTGGCCGCAGCGATGGATTCCCCCGGCGCCCTGGCGCTGTTCGGCGGGCTGGGCAGCGGCAAGACCACGCTGATCCAGGCGGTGGGAAAGGCTCTGGGAGTGGGCGAGCCGATCACCAGCCCCACCTACACGCTGATCAACCGCTACGAGGACGGCTGCCGGCCACTGGTCCACGTGGACTGCTACCGTCTGGACAGCGCCGAGGATCTGGAGGGGATCGGCCTGCCGGAGGTGCTCTCAGGCTCCGAGATAGTCTGCATGGAGTGGTCCGAGCGGGCGCGCGGCATTCTGCCCCGGCGCCGCCTGGAACTGGAGCTCGGCTGGCTGGACCCGACGCGGCGCAGCGTTCGCCTGCGCTGTTTCGGCGAGCTTTGGCCCGGCCTGGAGCGCGGCCTGGATGCCTGGCTGGATGGGAAGGATAAGCAATGA
- the accD gene encoding acetyl-CoA carboxylase, carboxyltransferase subunit beta — protein sequence MAWFRKEKSGLKAQPKKVIPDDLWIKCESCGEILYKQELDKNLNVCPRCDFHYGLAPEAYVALLLDPGTFREYDSGMKSQDPLGFVDRSRYSDRLEKAVASSGHNEAVLTGEGELEGRRLQLAVMDFSFIGGSMGSVVGEKIARATRRAIEQHTALIVVSRSGGARMMEGIFSLMQMAKTSAWLGRLHEEGLPFVSILANPTTGGVTASFSMLGDVNIGEPGALIGFAGPRVIKQTIRQDLPEGFQRAEFILEHGMLDMVVHRREMRSRVAALLRLMQS from the coding sequence GTGGCCTGGTTCAGGAAGGAAAAGAGCGGTCTCAAAGCCCAGCCGAAAAAAGTCATACCCGATGACCTCTGGATCAAATGTGAAAGTTGCGGGGAGATTCTTTACAAGCAGGAACTGGACAAGAACCTGAATGTTTGCCCGCGCTGCGATTTCCATTACGGCCTCGCTCCCGAGGCCTATGTGGCCCTCCTGCTCGACCCCGGCACGTTCCGGGAGTACGACTCCGGGATGAAAAGCCAGGACCCGCTTGGGTTTGTCGACCGCTCCCGGTACAGTGACCGTCTGGAAAAGGCTGTCGCCTCCAGCGGCCACAACGAGGCGGTGCTGACCGGAGAGGGTGAGCTGGAGGGACGGCGTCTGCAGTTGGCCGTGATGGATTTCTCGTTCATCGGCGGGAGCATGGGCTCGGTGGTGGGGGAAAAGATCGCCCGCGCCACGCGCAGAGCGATCGAGCAGCACACGGCTCTGATCGTGGTCTCGCGCAGTGGCGGGGCGCGCATGATGGAGGGCATTTTCTCGCTGATGCAGATGGCCAAAACCAGCGCCTGGCTCGGCCGCCTGCACGAGGAGGGCCTACCGTTCGTCTCCATCCTGGCCAACCCGACCACGGGCGGAGTGACCGCCAGTTTCTCGATGCTCGGGGATGTCAACATCGGTGAGCCGGGAGCGCTGATCGGGTTCGCCGGGCCGCGGGTGATCAAGCAGACCATCCGCCAGGATCTGCCCGAGGGGTTCCAGCGCGCCGAGTTCATTCTCGAGCACGGCATGCTGGACATGGTGGTGCACCGGCGCGAGATGCGCTCCCGGGTGGCCGCCCTGCTGCGCCTGATGCAGAGCTGA